In the Malaya genurostris strain Urasoe2022 chromosome 1, Malgen_1.1, whole genome shotgun sequence genome, one interval contains:
- the LOC131426671 gene encoding protein artichoke, whose protein sequence is MMHRWWPKLGQTQPYYKYLWRCWLLVALVFLHQICYGRMEEILRLRSSETGAGGGGGGGGGEGYRQPLQQLEEQEFNSASSNEIECPSFAENSVCPCYKFEDGLFLECPSITVEALRSTLQLISAPIQSLSVYEFDRSVKTLTADLFSPTSSHFGASSGAGASSSGSASDVNIRHLQFSHSNLQQLKEQSLHNLRTHLESLSIVNGKLTQVPTKALAGMKKLMVLDFELNEISTLEEYAFYGLHLVKLNLKGNRLERIPENGLLGLEDSLAEIDFSENRLKQFPTAALKRLENLRSVRLSMNEINSLEQDDSYARFGSLVFLDLSLNNFAELYSDVFNPFPFLKTLSLYNNFIELVHRDSFVSLKELQSLDLSHNKIVFVDAEVFAANRKLHTVDLSHNHIHYVSGVFANLPLLREIFLSENNILELTVDCFNNSASVKVIYLENNSIQRIDADTLSTLFNLEQLYLSGNHIQRVPAGFFETTSKLHSLSLDNNMISELDVRLLRWLPNLREIRLNDNQIKLIKEQLFSGLENLMELHLQNNAIRVIERYAFMHCQQLQYINLQENVLDEIDTIFAYSTDATTPNHLQQPLTARGKLITTKTGPPSNDPSSFGNLGLTPESSSSSSSSLLTIQLNSNSIKYLHEHSFQGQTSVQTIWLENNLLKSIDKMLFSDLVHLERLYLRNNSLATIEPGAFDSLRMLKYLDLSTNRLTSLNEALFRRTLELDELYLGDNHLEKLSTNDFAALQKLRVLDLNQNQLGMLQPNVFPANFSVSVLNLKACGLTRIKPNAFLGLNNLNELNLEENNLKSEDVKQIDVSSLRILKLSANNFTVIRENMLERLPSLQTLALDRCSIRDLPFTLFNKNNNLVKLDLSHNQLRTLRRNIFNNLNVFKELRLHHNAINDFPHIALFNVSTLELLSLSKNLLTNVDFFKLNGLPNLRQLDLRDNSISSLSGFNTVTLPHLDMIDLSGNLLLALPENFFKHSITLQRVDLSGNRFSQIPNAALSESSLARLAWLNLTGNPLQRIHQTMSSDSDQRRYPHLKELHISQTNLTILTSKDFDIYPALQRLYLLQNRINRVSPGAFVTLANLQILDLSVNEIEILPKERLQGLRLLEILNISTNNIKELDEFTDDLQKLKILDVSANQLERIQKNTLRHLVALQELYLYGNRIISVSSDAFRSLLNLRRLDLRKNYFEYVPLRALKPLETHLKQLRIEENPLACSCDTQELWEWLSDHRKWTVGYDNVKCEQPPEVHGKNLLTMEPQEFCDIPLILKIAIQDIQPYSVLVSWQSREHSGLHGYHVIFHSLDMVEDIRGRTLNRLANSAKLDRLSSNTRYLICVLGLGNWLGHQSDIHSLLNQSNQIQNQILNNNHGYMSEDMDGTSFSNTLLSLMMDTPTSRCTEVRTLDAIGPNPLAEVDGMSSQGIIHSILTRRLGLIVGCCLGIIVFIVLISVLGYLKIKKQRVEAAKRQQQQQQPMAPEFISYRHFSIPNDEHGRDGVVAGGGTNTFLHGNLQQQQQLQHQTVDGHPSFISGAVLGTTTTLNGVGGVGEDRKHTFDS, encoded by the exons ATGATGCATCGTTGGTGGCCGAAACTAGGGCAAACACAGCCCTACTACAAGTACCTATGGCGCTGTTGGCTTCTGGTCGCTTTAGTTTTTCTACACCAGATCTGCTATGGACGGATGGAGGAAATACTTCGTCTACGGTCCAGCGAAAcgggtgctggaggtggaggaggaggaggaggaggagaagGTTACCGACAGCCTTTGCAACAGCTGGAAGAACAAGAATTTAACTCGGCCTCGTCAAACGAGATCGAGTGTCCGAGTTTCGCCGAGAACTCGGTTTGCCCTTGTTACAAATTCGAGGACG GACTATTCCTCGAGTGCCCCAGCATCACGGTGGAAGCTTTACGATCTACGTTGCAGCTCATTTCGGCTCCCATCCAGTCGCTGTCCGTGTACGAGTTCGACCGCTCGGTAAAGACGCTTACGGCAGATCTGTTTAGTCCGACATCATCACACTTTGGCGCCTCGTCTGGTGCCGGTGCCAGTTCAAGTGGCAGTGCAAGTGATGTCAACATACGACATCTTCAATTCTCCCACTCTAACCTGCAGCAACTGAAGGAGCAAAGTTTGCATAATTTACGGACACATCTAGAGAGCTTAAGTATTGTAAATGGAAAGCTGACACAA GTCCCCACGAAAGCCCTCGCCGGCATGAAGAAGCTGATGGTGCTGGACTTTGAGCTGAACGAAATCAGCACACTGGAGGAGTACGCCTTCTACGGTTTGCACCTGGTCAAGCTGAACCTGAAGGGAAACCGACTGGAGCGGATTCCGGAGAATGGCCTGCTTGGACTGGAAGACTCACTGGCGGAGATCGATTTTTCCGAAAACCGCTTGAAACAATTCCCGACGGCTGCCCTGAAGAGACTGGAAAATCTGCGCTCGGTGCGTCTGTCGATGAACGAGATCAACTCGCTGGAACAGGACGACAGTTATGCCCGGTTCGGTTCGTTAGTGTTTCTGGACTTGAGTTTGAATAATTTCGCCGAACTGTACAGTGATGTGTTCAATCCGTTTCCGTTCCTGAAGACACTGTCactgtataataattttattgaactAGTACATAGGGACAGCTTTGTGTCGTTGAAGGAGCTTCAATCGTTAGATTTGAGCCACAACAAGATCGTGTTCGTGGATGCGGAGGTTTTTGCGGCCAACAGAAAACTGCACACGGTGGACCTGAGCCACAATCATATTCACTACGTTAGTGGGGTGTTTGCCAATCTTCCACTGTTGAGGGAGATCTTCCTGAGTGAGAACAATATTCTAGAGCTGACGGTTGATTGCTTTAATAATTCGGCTAGTGTTAAGGTAATTTATTTAGAGAACAATTCGATCCAGCGGATAGACGCGGACACGCTATCGACTTTATTCAATCTGGAACAGCTGTATCTGAGTGGGAATCACATTCAGCGCGTACCGGCCGGGTTCTTCGAAACTACTAGTAAGCTACACTCGCTAAGCTTAGATAATAATATGATAAGTGAATTAGACGTAAGACTGTTGCGATGGTTACCGAATCTGCGGGAAATCCGGTTGAACGATAATCAGATTAAACTGATTAAGGAGCAGCTGTTTTCCGGACTGGaaaatttaatggaacttcATTTGCAGAACAATGCGATCAGAGTGATTGAGAGATACGCGTTCATGCACTGTCAGCAGCTCCAGTATATCAATTTGCAGGAGAATGTGCTGGATGAGATCGACACTATTTTTGCCTATTCGACGGATGCAACAACGCCCAACCATCTCCAGCAGCCCCTGACGGCACGGGGAAAGCTTATTACAACGAAAACCGGTCCTCCCAGTAACGATCCGTCTTCGTTCGGAAATTTAGGTTTAACGCCGGAGTCAtcctcgtcgtcatcgtcgtccttACTCACGATCCAATTAAATTCCAATTCAATCAAGTATCTCCACGAGCACTCGTTCCAAGGTCAAACCAGCGTGCAGACGATTTGGTTGGaaaataacttactaaaaagtatcgATAAAATGTTATTCTCCGATTTGGTACACCTGGAACGGCTTTATTTACGAAATAATTCACTGGCAACCATCGAGCCGGGTGCATTTGATTCTCTTCGGATGTTGAAATATTTGGATCTCAGTACGAATCGGCTAACCAGCTTGAACGAAGCACTGTTCCGCCGAACACTGGAACTGGATGAACTCTACCTAGGTGACAATCATCTCGAGAAGTTAAGTACAAATGATTTTGCTGCTCTACAAAAGCTTCGAGTATTGGATTTAAACCAAAATCAGCTGGGAATGTTGCAGCCGAACGTTTTCCCAGCAAACTTCTCGGTCAGTGTATTGAACCTAAAAGCTTGCGGACTAACTCGAATCAAACCGAATGCGTTTCTGggattgaacaatttgaacgaaTTAAACTTGGAAGAGAATAATTTAAAATCGGAAGATGTGAAACAGATTGATGTAAGTTCCctgagaattttgaaactgtcgGCAAACAATTTCACTGTGATAAGAGAAAATATGTTGGAACGACTTCCATCCCTGCAAACACTGGCCCTGGATCGGTGTTCGATTCGTGACCTACCGTTTACGTTGTTTAATAAGAATAACAACCTGGTGAAACTGGACCTCAGCCACAATCAGCTGCGAACATTGCGGAGaaacattttcaataatttgAACGTGTTCAAGGAACTGCGGTTGCATCATAACGCCATCAATGATTTCCCGCACATAGCTCTATTCAACGTTTCCACGCTGGAGTTACTATCGCTGTCGAAAAATCTACTGACCAACGTAGATTTCTTCAAACTAAACGGTCTTCCGAACCTCCGACAGTTGGATCTACGAGACAACAGTATTTCCTCGCTGTCCGGCTTCAACACCGTCACGTTACCTCATCTGGATATGATAGATCTTAGTGGAAATCTTCTGCTAGCATTGCCGGAgaacttcttcaaacattcgatCACCTTACAGCGAGTCGATCTGTCCGGTAACCGGTTCAGTCAAATTCCGAACGCTGCTCTGTCGGAGTCATCACTGGCCCGGCTGGCATGGTTGAATCTTACCGGGAATCCACTGCAACGGATCCATCAGACCATGTCTTCCGATTCCGACCAGCGGCGCTATCCACACTTGAAGGAACTTCACATCAGCCAAACGAATCTTACGATTCTGACCAGTAAAGACTTTGACATTTATCCGGCATTACAGCGACTTTACCTGCTGCAGAACCGAATCAACCGAGTGTCTCCGGGAGCGTTCGTAACTCTGGCGAACCTGCAAATTCTGGATCTCAGCGTTAACGAAATCGAGATCTTGCCGAAAGAACGTCTCCAGGGTCTCCGTTTGCTGGAGATACTCAACATTTCCACCAACAATATCAAAGAACTGGACGAATTTACCGACGATTTGCAAAAGCTGAAAATTCTGGACGTCTCCGCCAATCAGCTGGAACGGATCCAGAAAAACACTTTGCGCCACTTGGTTGCCCTTCAGGAGCTGTATTTGTACGGCAACCGGATCATCAGCGTTTCGTCCGATGCCTTTCGATCGCTACTGAACCTTCGGAGGTTGGATTTGCGCAAAAACTACTTCGAGTACGTTCCGCTGAGGGCCCTGAAACCACTGGAGACGCATCTCAAGCAGCTGCGGATCGAAG AAAATCCGCTGGCCTGCTCTTGTGACACTCAGGAGTTGTGGGAGTGGCTGAGTGATCACCGCAAGTGGACCGTTGGCTACGATAATGTCAAGTGTGAGCAGCCCCCGGAAGTACACGGAAAAAACTTGCTGACGATGGAACCACAAGAGTTTTGCGACATTCCGCTTATACTGAAAATTGCAATCCAGGACATACAGCCGTATTCGGTTCTGGTTTCCTGGCAGAGCAGGGAGCATTCCGGTCTTCACGGGTATCACGTGATATTCCATTCACTGGACATGGTGGAGGAT atccgTGGCAGAACACTTAATCGCTTGGCCAATTCGGCCAAGCTGGATCGGTTGTCGTCGAACACTCGCTATCTGATTTGTGTCCTTGGACTGGGAAACTGGTTGGGGCATCAGAGTGACATCCACAGCCTGCTGAACCAATCAAACCAAATCCAGAATCAGATTCTCAACAACAACCACGGTTACATGAGTGAGGACATGGACGGCACCTCATTCTCCAATACGCTGCTTTCGTTGATGATGGATACTCCGACTTCGCGGTGCACGGAGGTACGTACTTTGGACGCGATCGGACCCAATCCACTGGCGGAGGTCGACGGAATGTCCAGTCAAGGAATCATACATTCAATTTTGACCCGACGACTTGGACTGATTGTGGGTTGTTGTTTGGGGATCATCGTTTTTATAGTGCTAATATCGGTGTTGGGTTATCTCAAGATCAAGAAACAACGAGTGGAGGCCGCTAAacggcaacagcaacagcaacaaccaATGGCACCCGAGTTTATTTCGTATCGACATTTTTCCATTCCAAACGACGAACACGGTCGCGACGGAGTTGTTGCAGGAGGTGGAACTAACACTTTCCTGCATGGTAatctgcagcagcagcagcaactccAACATCAGACGGTTGATGGTCATCCCAGCTTCATATCCGGAGCTGTACTCGGAACAACTACAACTCTGAATGGCGTCGGCGGGGTCGGTGAGGATCGAAAGCACACATTCGACAGTTGA